The Salinibacterium sp. NK8237 nucleotide sequence TCTGACGTCGGGGCGGCAGCGACATATTCCCTCACTGCGTCCGAGACTTTGGCGGGCGTCAATTGCGGGCGAAACCCCTGGGGCGTTCGCAGCACATCGTCGAGATCGTAGGATTCTGCCCCTACGAGAGCAGCGCCATCCGCGAGTGTGAAGAGTCGTTTGCGTTCCAGATAGAGCGAGGTTGCCGCGACCACCAGAAAGATGAGCACGAGAGAGAGGAAGCCATAGAAGATGGTGAGCAGCAGTGCAGAGCCGTCGTCGTCGCGCAGCCCATCGCGCCGGCTCACTAGCGCGACCCCGCAAACTGAGAAACCTGCTGCGTTGCGGCCGCGTCGAGCGGCACCTCTAGAGGAAATGACCCGGTCAAGACCGGCGGCGCCAGCGGGAGCGGCACAGCAATTGCCACCTGCACGGTGACGAAGTTGTGGCGGGACAGGCAATCGCTGGGATCGGGTGCGCACGAGATTGTGACCGCCGCGCTTGCAGCATCCACGTTGTGATTGTCGAGGGCGAACTCGACCGCGCGCGACGCCGCCGCGTTTGCCTCGCTGAGAGTGTCAGCCTGAACGAACACACGCGCCGCCTGGCGGGCAGCGCCCTCGGCGGCGAGAGCTCCGGACTGGATCGCGGACATCGTGAGCACCAGATACACGAGCGGAATGAGCATCACCATGCCGACCGTAATGAACTCCAGGGATGACGAACCCCGTTCATCAGCGAACCTGCTCGATAGCCGCATGGGCTGACACCTCCAAGCCATCGCTAATACCGATAAGGCCAAAGAGCGGGAGCGGTGCCCGCACGGTGATGAGCACGGCAGGTTGCCCGAGGTGGGACGTGGTGCTTGCGCTCACCTCCGACGCATAGCCGGGCGACAGCGCCGTAGAGATGAGGTCACGAGTGCGAGTGACGCCATCGCCCAACGAGGTGTCGGCAAGGGAGGCGTAGCGCGCGCCCTCCGCCGCGGCATCCAACACCGTATTGCGGATGTGCAACGCAAGAGCCAGCTGGATGACGCTGAGCGTCAACACCGTCAGCAGAGCGGAGACGAGAACGAACTCCACCACGGCGGACCCAGATTCGTCAGCGCCCAGCAGCCTGCCGCGTTCGCGCCAGCGCGCACGCATTAGAAGCCGGTGACGCGATCAATAGCCTGTTCAAAAACCGAGCTGAGTGCTGGACCCGCAAGACCCCAAATAATGACCACAAGACCTGCGGTCATGAGAGTAATCAGCACCCAGCCCGGTACGTCTCCTCGCTCTGACGTGAGCGCTCGGGTGCCTCGGGAAAGCCCGCTCTTCAGTAGCAATTGAGATGATTTCACTCTGTAATCATTGAGCGAAACACAATTGTGCGTAAAGATTTTCCACAATGGGGATGCGAGCGGCGCGAACAATCGTCGGCCGCCCGCTGCCACCTACTCTGTCGACTTATTCTTTTTGCGCTTGGCCTGCGCCTCGGCCTGGAACGCCTGCAGGGTCTCCACCTCGTCTTCGACGATCGCATCAGCCTGAGCAATGTTGTCTGGCGATGGCAAACCGGTGTCGGAAAGAATGGCATCTTCGGTGACCTGCGAGATTCCGCCGCCCGACTGCGCGGCCTTCTTGCGGAGGCGATCGAGGGCAGCACGAAGCGGGTGAACCGTATCGCGCAACAGCGGCTCTTCGACCTCAAGACCGTAGAAGGTGCCGATTTGGTCGACGAACTGGGCACGTTGCGCTCGCTCATATGCACGACGCTCACGACTGAACGCCGTCACCGTGGCCGCACAGATCATCAGCATCACCACGCTGAACGGGAGCGCTGAGAGGATTGCCGCCGTTTGCAGTGTTTGCAGCCCACCGGTTACCAGCAAGGCGATCGCCAAGAACGATGCGAGCAGAGCGAAGAACACGCGGATGCGCTTGGGTGGTTCGGCGGAACCACCGGTAGCAATCATCGACATCACCAGCGCCCCCGAATCGGCGGAGGTGACGAAGAAGATTCCGATCAATAGGATCGCGCCGAAGGTGAGAGCGGTGCCCGCGGGGAGACCGGCGAGGAGGTCGAAGAGTGCCGAGTCGGCATCCACCGATCCATCGGCAGCGACCAAGCCACCCTGACCATACAGCTCGCGGTAGATCGCGTTGCCGCCGAGCACGCTGAACCAGAGGAACGTGAGCACGGTGGGGACAAGCATGACGCCGCCCACGAACTCACGCACGGTGCGGCCCTTAGATACACGGGCAATAAAGACACCGACGAACGGGGCCCACGACATCCACCAGCCCCAGTAGAAGGTAGTCCACCCGGACTGCCACTGCTCGCCAGCTTGGCCTTCATACGCACTGACATTGAAACTGAGGCCGATGAAGCCCTGAAGGTAGTTACCCATCGACTGCACGAATTCGCGGAAAAGGAACGCCGTCGGCCCGACGATGAGAAGGAACACCAGCAGCACAGCCGCCAAGAGAAGGTTCGTGGTCGAAAGCCACTTCATACCGCGACCGATGCCCGAAACTAGCGACAAAATCGTGAACGCGACGATGACCACGATGACGGCGATCTGAGTGGTGAGGTTAGATTCGGCGATGCCGGTCTTTTCGAGACCAGCCGCGATTTGAAGAACACCAAGGCCGAGTGAAGTAGCAACACCAAAGACCGTGCCGACGAGCGCGATCACGTCGATGAGGTTGCCCCAGCCACCCCGAACGCGCTTGCCGAGCAGCGGCTCAAGAGTCCAGCGGATCGAGATGGGGCGACCGCGACGATGAATGGCGTATGCGAGGGCGAGGCCGACCACGACGTAAATAGCCCAGGCGTGCACACCCCAGTGCAGGAACGTTTGACTCATCGCCTGCTGGGCGAGCTGAATCTCTGTGCCCGAAACACCGGGACGCGGGTTTGCGAAGTGGCTGAGGGGCTCGGCGACGCCATAGAACACGAGCCCGATTCCCATGCCTGCGGCAAACAGGAACGAGATCCAGGCGATCATCGAGAACTCGGGCTCGTCGTCATCCTTGCCCAGTTTGATGTCGCCGTAGCGACTAAACCCCAGATACAGGGCGAACGCGACAAAGAATGCCGCGATGAGCACGTAATACCAACTGAAGGAGTTGATGACGCTCGATTGCAGCGACGTGAAGACCGCGTTCGCGAGATTCGGAGCGATGATCGAGAACGCCGTGATCGCGATGATGAGCCCGGCTGCTGGCCAGAAAACCCAGGGGGCGAGCATCCGCGTCGCTACAGGTCTCTGCGGCAGATCAGTCTCTGCGGGGGCTGTCGATTCTGCGGTCACCGTGAACTCCGATCGCGTGGCAATTGCTGCATCAACAGTACAGAGCGAATGCGCCGCCCGCGACGAATATCGCGACGTGAGGCGGTTTTCAGGCGAGTTTCAGGCGTTTTTTACTTCGCCACTGTCACCGGCTCCGTCGGTGTGCCGGGCATCGTCGCGACTTGGGGCGTGATGCGGTTATGCAGAAGGAGAAGCAGCGGCGCCACGAGAGCCAGCCCGCCAAGGAGCAGTAACCAGCTGATCGGCTCGTCGCTCAGCACAAAACCGACGATCGGTGTCGCCACCGCGCCGAAACCAAACTGCATGGCTCCTAACAGCGCCGCGCGGCTTCCCAATAACGTGTGTCCACTCGACATCGCTAGGGACATGAACGAAGGCATGCCCAGGCCGAGTCCGAACTCGAGGATCGCAACCCCGACTACTACCGTGGGGAGACCGCCGCCGCCGATCACACTCACGATCGCAACAACGGCGCCCAACACCATCAACAACGATCCGCTCAGTGCAGTACGACGCGCGGGCCAGCGATGCGCAAGCACCGTACTCACGAAGGCGCCGAGCAATACCGCAACGCCGGTGCCGCCGAAAACCAAACCAAATGCCGCGGGGCTAAGCCCGTAAATCTCTTGATACACGATGGATGCCCCACCGATATAAGCGAACAACACCATAAAGCTCGAGCCCACCGCGAGCGCCGGAATCAGGAACGCTCGGTCTCGGATGATGGTGCCATAGTCGCGAGCCACTGAACGAAGGCTTAACGAGCTGCGCTTCTCTGCGGGCAAGGACTCCGGAAGGTTTTTCACCGAGACGAGGATTGCGGCTAGCGCAAGAACCCCCAGTGCCCAGAAAACGGAGCGCCACCCCAGCGTGGTTTCGAGCACTCCCCCAATCGCGGGAGCAAGGATGGGGCCGAGCCCTGAAATGGTCATCAGCAGAGAGAAGAGGCGCACCGAGGCCGCACCCTCCGTGCGATCTCGCACGGAGGCATTGGAGACGACGAGAGCCACGCCACCTCCGGCACCTTGGAGCGCGCGAGCAAGGAGCAACACAGTGAAGTTCGGCGCGAACGCTGCAATGAGCGAACCGATGAGGAATAGTGCGAGACCGATCATGAGCGGACGTCGGCGACCAACAGCATCCGAAACGGGGCCGATGATCAATTGTGACAGTCCGAGCATGAGCAGGTAGACCGACAAGGTGAGCTGTGTCGTCGTCGAACTGACATCGAGGTCACGAGCGATCTCGGGCAGTGATGGCAGAAACATGTCGGTCGTGAACGGAGCCAGAGCTGCGAGCAGAGCGAGCCCAATCACGAAGCCCGATCGTGGCGAAGCGGTCGGTGTTGTCATGACGAGTCCTTGACGATTGGCGCGGAGTGAGCGGAAAGCTCAGTGAGTCCCTTAGTGGTACGCGTGTACAGGTTAGAACAACTGATGCGGGAGTACAAGTTTCTGGTTAGAGTAAACAGGAAACCAGGAGGTTCGATGAGCAACGACGGTGTTCGCAGCGTCAAGCAGGCGCGAAGCATAGAACGGCGCGAAGCTATATTGAGCGCCGCCGTCACGATGTTCATGCGTGAGCGCGTTAGCGCCATCACCCACCGAAGCGTCGCCGCCGCAGCCAACGTTCCCCTCGGCGCCATCCGGTATTACTTCTCCTCGAGAGAAGAACTCCTTCTTGAAACACTCACCCGCGTTGAACAACGACGACACGACGAAGCCACGCGGATACTCACCCGCGCAAGCCCCGCCAGCAGTATCCACGACTGCGCCGAGCTGCTCCTTCGAGCCTACGTAGGACCACCAAGCGGTTCACACAAACTTGACGACCACCACCTCATCACGACGGTGGGCTGGCTCGTAGATGTGCCCCGCGAAAGCGCGGCCCTCTCCGCACGGCTGCTCGAGAACTGGCAACCAATCTCGGCCGACCTGCGTGCGATTCTTTACCGCTGCGATCGAGTGATGCCGGTCAACCTAGTCACGCACGTGATCGATGGAGCAATCGTCGTGAACTTCTCGTGGGAACGAGGCGAACTCGTCAGTCGCGTGCTCGATGCGGTGTCTCAGCAACTTGAGTTTGCACAGGCGCGAGGGCTGCACTTGCCGAAGCCAGATTAGGTTGCGCTGTGTTCGACTGCGAGCACACGAGCGCTCGGCCCACTATTCCGACTGAAAGCGGTACCCGAGTTGCCAGCGAGCCGAATCGATCGTGTCGAGGATGGCGACGGTTTCGTCGAGCGAGTGCACCGGCGACTCAGTGAGACCCTGCGCCACAAATCCGGCGAGCGCCGTGGCTTGGTAGCTGAGCCCGCGGTGGCCAACCACACCCGTCTCGTCTTTCCAGTGAATTGATTCTCCGTTGAAGCCGGACTTCGACAGCGTCAGCGAGGTGGGCGTGAAGAAGCCATTGCCCACCTGCAGCAGGGCGTCGGTGCCCGCGACGGATGCCGTGATGGGTGTGCGCGCGAGCAGCGTGGTGTTGAGCTGGGCCTGAGCCGCGCCCGCATAGCTGAGGGTAAGGAGAGATTGAGCATCCACCCCACTCTCGATGAGTGAGCCGACATTGTGCACGGCAGAAGGCGCGCCCAGAATCTGTGATGCGAAGGCGATGGGGTAAATGCCGAGGTCGAGCAGGGCTCCTCCCCCGCTGTCGAGCGAGCGAACCCGGTTCCCCTCGGGAATGTGCTGACCGTGGTCGGCGGTGACGAGATGAATACCGCCCAAGGTTCCGTCAGCAACAAGTTGGTTAATGATTGAGGTTTGGGGCAGGTAGCGAGTCCACATCGCTTCCATCGCGAACACCCCGGCGGCCCGGGCTGCGGCCACAATGTCGCGAGCTTCGGCGCCGGTCATGGCGAACGGCTTCTCC carries:
- a CDS encoding Tad domain-containing protein, which gives rise to MSRRDGLRDDDGSALLLTIFYGFLSLVLIFLVVAATSLYLERKRLFTLADGAALVGAESYDLDDVLRTPQGFRPQLTPAKVSDAVREYVAAAPTSEFDGLTIEQATSIDNSSATVSLSAYWRPPFVSLLVPEGLRIDVTANARSVFS
- a CDS encoding TadE/TadG family type IV pilus assembly protein, translated to MRARWRERGRLLGADESGSAVVEFVLVSALLTVLTLSVIQLALALHIRNTVLDAAAEGARYASLADTSLGDGVTRTRDLISTALSPGYASEVSASTTSHLGQPAVLITVRAPLPLFGLIGISDGLEVSAHAAIEQVR
- a CDS encoding BCCT family transporter, yielding MLAPWVFWPAAGLIIAITAFSIIAPNLANAVFTSLQSSVINSFSWYYVLIAAFFVAFALYLGFSRYGDIKLGKDDDEPEFSMIAWISFLFAAGMGIGLVFYGVAEPLSHFANPRPGVSGTEIQLAQQAMSQTFLHWGVHAWAIYVVVGLALAYAIHRRGRPISIRWTLEPLLGKRVRGGWGNLIDVIALVGTVFGVATSLGLGVLQIAAGLEKTGIAESNLTTQIAVIVVIVAFTILSLVSGIGRGMKWLSTTNLLLAAVLLVFLLIVGPTAFLFREFVQSMGNYLQGFIGLSFNVSAYEGQAGEQWQSGWTTFYWGWWMSWAPFVGVFIARVSKGRTVREFVGGVMLVPTVLTFLWFSVLGGNAIYRELYGQGGLVAADGSVDADSALFDLLAGLPAGTALTFGAILLIGIFFVTSADSGALVMSMIATGGSAEPPKRIRVFFALLASFLAIALLVTGGLQTLQTAAILSALPFSVVMLMICAATVTAFSRERRAYERAQRAQFVDQIGTFYGLEVEEPLLRDTVHPLRAALDRLRKKAAQSGGGISQVTEDAILSDTGLPSPDNIAQADAIVEDEVETLQAFQAEAQAKRKKNKSTE
- a CDS encoding multidrug effflux MFS transporter — encoded protein: MTTPTASPRSGFVIGLALLAALAPFTTDMFLPSLPEIARDLDVSSTTTQLTLSVYLLMLGLSQLIIGPVSDAVGRRRPLMIGLALFLIGSLIAAFAPNFTVLLLARALQGAGGGVALVVSNASVRDRTEGAASVRLFSLLMTISGLGPILAPAIGGVLETTLGWRSVFWALGVLALAAILVSVKNLPESLPAEKRSSLSLRSVARDYGTIIRDRAFLIPALAVGSSFMVLFAYIGGASIVYQEIYGLSPAAFGLVFGGTGVAVLLGAFVSTVLAHRWPARRTALSGSLLMVLGAVVAIVSVIGGGGLPTVVVGVAILEFGLGLGMPSFMSLAMSSGHTLLGSRAALLGAMQFGFGAVATPIVGFVLSDEPISWLLLLGGLALVAPLLLLLHNRITPQVATMPGTPTEPVTVAK
- a CDS encoding TetR/AcrR family transcriptional regulator, whose protein sequence is MSNDGVRSVKQARSIERREAILSAAVTMFMRERVSAITHRSVAAAANVPLGAIRYYFSSREELLLETLTRVEQRRHDEATRILTRASPASSIHDCAELLLRAYVGPPSGSHKLDDHHLITTVGWLVDVPRESAALSARLLENWQPISADLRAILYRCDRVMPVNLVTHVIDGAIVVNFSWERGELVSRVLDAVSQQLEFAQARGLHLPKPD
- a CDS encoding Gfo/Idh/MocA family protein translates to MLVFPTTFPAPIIPAADSVPALRWGIMAPGGIAATFAEAVHAHTEQKLVAVASRSLDRAQEFANTWGIEKAYGDYAELLANPDVDVIYIAAQQHVHRDLALQSIAAGKHILVEKPFAMTGAEARDIVAAARAAGVFAMEAMWTRYLPQTSIINQLVADGTLGGIHLVTADHGQHIPEGNRVRSLDSGGGALLDLGIYPIAFASQILGAPSAVHNVGSLIESGVDAQSLLTLSYAGAAQAQLNTTLLARTPITASVAGTDALLQVGNGFFTPTSLTLSKSGFNGESIHWKDETGVVGHRGLSYQATALAGFVAQGLTESPVHSLDETVAILDTIDSARWQLGYRFQSE